One Tenrec ecaudatus isolate mTenEca1 chromosome 12, mTenEca1.hap1, whole genome shotgun sequence DNA segment encodes these proteins:
- the LOC142422905 gene encoding GTP-binding nuclear protein Ran-like produces the protein MAAQREPQVQFKLVLVGDGGTGKTTFVKHHLTGEFEKYVATLGVEVHPLVVHTNRGPMKVNVWDTVGQEKCGGVRDGYYIQAQCAIIMCDVTSRVTYKNVPTWHRDPFPVGENIPIVLCANKVDTKDRKVKAKPIVFH, from the coding sequence ATGGCCGCCCAACGAGAACCCCAAGTCCAGTTCAAACTCGTACTGGTGGGTGATGGTGGTACTGGGAAAACAACATTTGTGAAACATCACCTGACTGGCGAATTTGAGAAGTATGTAGCCACCTTAGGCGTGGAGGTCCATCCCCTTGTGGTCCACACTAACAGAGGACCTATGAAAGTCAACGTGTGGGACACGGTTGGTCAAGAAAAATGTGGAGGAGTGAGAGATGGCTACTATATTCAAGCCCAGTGTGCCATTATAATGTGCGACGTAACTTCCAGGGTTACTTACAAGAATGTGCCTACCTGGCATAGGGATCCGTTTCCAGTAGGTGAAAACATACCCATCGTGCTGTGTGCCAACAAAGTGGACACGAAGGACAGGAAAGTGAAGGCGAAACCCATTGTCTTCCACTGA